A single genomic interval of Bradyrhizobium sp. AZCC 1693 harbors:
- a CDS encoding GFA family protein, whose translation MKLEGGCYCGKVRYEAGGEPMMKAQCHCRECQYITGGSANVFLLMPAAGFKYTGQAPKQFKRSDLERPMTREFCPECGTHVVTRPPGMPAIVIKVGTLDDPTLFGEPQMAIYTVDKQPYHHIPEGLPSFERLPAR comes from the coding sequence ATGAAACTCGAAGGCGGATGCTATTGCGGCAAGGTGCGCTATGAGGCGGGAGGCGAGCCGATGATGAAGGCGCAGTGCCACTGCCGGGAATGCCAGTACATCACCGGCGGCTCCGCCAACGTCTTTCTGCTGATGCCGGCCGCCGGCTTCAAATACACCGGGCAAGCACCCAAGCAGTTCAAACGCAGCGACCTCGAACGACCCATGACGCGGGAATTCTGCCCCGAATGCGGCACCCATGTCGTCACGCGACCGCCGGGGATGCCGGCGATCGTGATCAAGGTCGGCACGCTCGACGATCCCACCCTGTTCGGCGAACCGCAGATGGCGATCTACACCGTCGACAAGCAGCCGTACCACCATATCCCGGAGGGCCTGCCGAGCTTTGAGCGGCTGCCGGCGCGGTAG
- a CDS encoding type II toxin-antitoxin system VapC family toxin, with translation MTLVDSNVLLDIFGQTPGWWEWSLAQLENAAARGPLLINDVIFAETSIRFPMIEDFEAALAKAGIAVAPIPRMALFLAGKASVQYRNAGGTRSGVLPDFFIGAHAVVEQLPLLTRDMRRYRTYFPAVRLIAPESETGL, from the coding sequence GTGACGCTGGTGGATTCGAACGTCCTGCTGGATATTTTCGGGCAGACTCCAGGATGGTGGGAGTGGTCGCTTGCGCAGCTCGAGAACGCGGCTGCCCGCGGTCCGTTGCTGATCAATGACGTTATCTTTGCGGAAACGTCGATTCGCTTTCCAATGATTGAAGATTTCGAAGCCGCTTTGGCGAAGGCCGGCATCGCCGTTGCGCCGATACCGCGGATGGCGCTGTTCCTGGCCGGCAAGGCGTCGGTTCAGTACCGCAACGCGGGTGGCACCCGCAGCGGTGTGCTGCCGGACTTCTTTATTGGCGCGCATGCAGTCGTCGAACAGCTACCCCTCCTGACGCGCGATATGCGGCGTTATCGAACTTACTTTCCGGCCGTCAGGTTGATCGCGCCGGAAAGCGAGACAGGCTTGTAG
- a CDS encoding AbrB/MazE/SpoVT family DNA-binding domain-containing protein produces the protein MATTVTSKGQVTIPKPVRDRLGIVPGSRVEFRLATDGSIVIEKADGTREPSRFAKLVGIAGPGLSTDEIMAITRGD, from the coding sequence ATGGCAACGACGGTTACGAGCAAGGGTCAGGTGACGATCCCTAAGCCGGTTCGTGATCGCCTGGGGATCGTGCCCGGAAGCCGGGTTGAATTCCGGCTTGCGACCGACGGGAGTATCGTGATCGAGAAGGCCGACGGCACGAGGGAACCAAGCCGCTTTGCCAAGCTGGTCGGTATCGCCGGCCCAGGTCTCTCCACGGACGAAATCATGGCGATCACGCGCGGGGATTAG
- a CDS encoding aminotransferase class I/II-fold pyridoxal phosphate-dependent enzyme — protein MAMTASSGVAQGAGSATPAGQAERSPFLRTTELLAPYQPAKPLITLSLGEPQHPVPGFVGPVLAKHIAEFGRYPLAKGIEPFRRAAANWLSTRFQLPRPVDPESEILVLNGSREGLFFAAITAARYVGPRKGRPAILMPNPFYPAYGAGARAAGCELIYLPTTLANGFLPDLDALDDATLARTVAMFIASPANPQGAVASRDYFIRLKKLADRHGFMILSDECYSEIYTRQAPGSALECAGPDFTNVVAFQSLSKRSNLPGMRVGFAAGDRKFLAAFHELRNVAAPQVPVPLQHVAVAAYSDEAHVEENRRLYRIKFDLADQILGSRYGYVRPAGGFCVWLDVSKLGGDEAVAVKLYRDAGVRVIPGSYLSRLQSDGFNPGAGYIRLALVSDSESTAEALHRLVEILD, from the coding sequence ATGGCAATGACCGCCTCTTCCGGCGTGGCGCAGGGCGCTGGCAGTGCAACCCCTGCCGGTCAGGCCGAGCGCTCGCCCTTTCTGCGGACGACCGAATTGTTGGCGCCGTATCAACCCGCTAAGCCGTTGATTACGCTTTCATTAGGTGAGCCGCAGCATCCGGTGCCTGGCTTTGTCGGACCGGTCCTCGCGAAGCACATCGCCGAATTCGGCCGCTATCCCCTCGCCAAGGGCATCGAGCCGTTCCGGCGGGCGGCCGCGAACTGGCTTTCCACCCGGTTCCAGCTCCCCCGCCCGGTCGATCCCGAGAGCGAAATCCTGGTGCTGAACGGCAGCCGCGAGGGGCTGTTTTTCGCGGCGATCACCGCCGCCCGTTATGTTGGTCCGCGCAAGGGCAGGCCCGCGATCCTGATGCCCAACCCGTTTTATCCCGCCTATGGCGCGGGCGCCCGCGCCGCCGGTTGCGAACTGATCTACCTGCCGACCACGCTCGCCAACGGATTTTTGCCGGATCTCGATGCGCTCGATGACGCAACGCTGGCCCGAACCGTGGCGATGTTCATCGCCTCGCCCGCCAACCCGCAAGGCGCCGTCGCCTCGCGCGACTACTTCATCCGCTTGAAGAAGCTCGCCGACCGGCACGGCTTCATGATCCTGAGCGACGAGTGCTATTCGGAAATCTACACCAGGCAGGCGCCGGGCAGCGCGCTGGAATGCGCCGGTCCCGACTTCACCAACGTCGTAGCGTTCCAGTCGCTGTCGAAGCGCTCGAACCTGCCCGGCATGCGGGTCGGCTTTGCCGCCGGGGACCGAAAGTTTCTCGCGGCCTTTCACGAATTGCGCAATGTCGCGGCACCCCAGGTGCCGGTGCCGCTGCAGCACGTTGCGGTCGCTGCCTATAGCGACGAAGCGCACGTCGAAGAGAACCGCAGGCTTTACCGCATCAAGTTCGACCTCGCCGACCAGATTCTCGGCAGCCGCTACGGCTATGTCCGGCCCGCCGGCGGCTTCTGCGTCTGGCTCGACGTCTCGAAACTCGGCGGCGACGAGGCTGTGGCGGTGAAACTTTATCGCGATGCGGGGGTCCGCGTGATCCCCGGAAGTTATCTGTCGCGGCTGCAGAGCGACGGCTTCAATCCCGGCGCAGGCTACATCCGTCTCGCGCTGGTCTCCGACAGTGAATCAACGGCCGAGGCTTTGCATCGGCTTGTCGAAATTCTGGATTAA
- a CDS encoding DNA translocase FtsK, with amino-acid sequence MSMPAIERVIPLVGHLPVSIRDALARRLRELAGLCLIALSGVAAAALMTWSVQDPSLSHATSRPIRNVLGYPGAIGADLLMQILGLGAIMLILPVAVWGWRMLTHRTFDREALRLGCWILCTVIAAGFASCWPHGGAWALPTGLGGVVGDALVRAPAVVFGPAGFTYRLVLGIILFAAMCTAFLFASGWGSRPRDEELTPIEDDDTPFEEEADRSSVSLGWVYHALMSAKARLGWLMSAAYRSLVSSSPPPRTASFERQEPSLRGRAAPALAPRDEEFEDEEEEEDEDEEVPAARAPRKKAAPRAAARKSDKFELPSVSVLTAPKASDRQPLSKAELEANSRALEGVLGDFGVRGEIVKANPGPVVTLYELEPAPGIKSSRVIGLADDIARSMSALSARVAVVAGRNAIGIELPNAHREKVYLRELLTTKDESHAKLPLCLGKNIGGESIIIDLARTPHMLIAGTTGSGKSVAINTMILSLVYRLRPDQCRLIMVDPKMLELSVYDGIPHLLTPVVTDPKKAVVALKWAVREMEERYKKMAKLGVRNIDGYNQRLVEAKGKGEELTRTVHTGFDKESGKAIYEEEKLDLEPLPYIVIIVDEMADLMMVAGKDIEGAVQRLAQMARAAGLHVILATQRPSVDVITGTIKANFPTRISFQVTSKIDSRTILGEMGAEQLLGQGDMLYMAGGGRISRVHGPFVSDEEVEKVVRHLKTQGAPEYLEAVTAEEPTDEDGAVFDSTGMGGDGGGDLFSQAVAIVKRDRKASTSYIQRRLQIGYNRAASLMERMELEGIVGQANHAGKREILVAEEEGGF; translated from the coding sequence ATGAGCATGCCAGCGATCGAACGTGTCATTCCCCTGGTCGGCCATCTGCCGGTCTCGATCCGCGACGCCCTCGCGCGGCGCCTGCGCGAACTCGCAGGCCTTTGTCTGATCGCGCTATCCGGCGTGGCGGCGGCGGCTTTGATGACGTGGTCGGTACAGGACCCGAGCCTGAGCCACGCGACATCGCGTCCGATCCGCAACGTTCTTGGCTATCCCGGCGCGATCGGCGCCGATCTCCTGATGCAGATCCTCGGCCTCGGCGCGATCATGCTGATCCTCCCCGTTGCGGTGTGGGGCTGGCGCATGCTGACCCATCGCACCTTCGACCGCGAAGCGCTCCGCCTTGGATGCTGGATTCTCTGCACCGTGATCGCGGCAGGCTTTGCAAGCTGCTGGCCGCATGGCGGCGCGTGGGCGCTGCCGACCGGCCTTGGCGGCGTCGTCGGCGATGCACTGGTGCGCGCGCCCGCCGTGGTGTTCGGTCCGGCCGGCTTCACCTATCGTCTCGTGCTCGGCATCATCCTGTTCGCGGCGATGTGCACGGCCTTCCTGTTTGCCAGCGGCTGGGGCTCGCGCCCGAGAGATGAAGAGCTGACGCCGATCGAGGACGATGACACGCCCTTCGAGGAAGAAGCAGATCGCAGTTCGGTTTCGCTCGGATGGGTGTATCACGCGCTGATGAGCGCAAAGGCGCGGCTCGGTTGGCTGATGAGCGCGGCCTACCGATCGCTGGTGTCGAGTTCGCCGCCGCCTCGCACGGCCTCGTTCGAACGTCAGGAACCGAGCCTCCGCGGCCGCGCCGCGCCGGCACTGGCCCCGCGGGACGAAGAATTCGAGGACGAGGAAGAAGAGGAAGACGAGGACGAGGAAGTCCCGGCCGCCCGCGCTCCGCGCAAGAAGGCTGCGCCGCGCGCGGCGGCGCGTAAATCCGATAAATTCGAACTGCCATCGGTCTCGGTGCTGACGGCGCCCAAGGCGTCGGACCGGCAGCCGCTCAGCAAGGCCGAACTGGAGGCCAATTCACGCGCGCTGGAAGGCGTGCTCGGCGATTTCGGCGTCCGCGGCGAGATCGTCAAGGCCAATCCCGGCCCGGTCGTGACGCTCTACGAACTCGAACCGGCGCCCGGCATCAAATCCTCGCGCGTGATCGGCCTTGCCGACGATATCGCCCGCTCGATGAGCGCGCTTTCGGCGCGCGTCGCCGTGGTGGCCGGCCGCAACGCCATCGGCATCGAACTGCCGAATGCGCATCGCGAAAAGGTTTACCTGCGCGAATTGCTGACCACGAAGGACGAGTCGCACGCGAAGCTGCCGCTCTGCCTCGGCAAGAATATCGGCGGCGAATCCATCATCATCGATCTGGCGCGCACGCCGCATATGCTGATCGCCGGCACCACCGGCTCCGGCAAATCGGTCGCGATCAACACCATGATTCTGAGCCTGGTCTACCGCTTGCGGCCGGATCAGTGCCGATTGATCATGGTCGATCCCAAAATGCTCGAACTCTCCGTCTATGACGGCATCCCGCATCTGCTGACGCCTGTTGTGACCGACCCGAAAAAGGCGGTGGTGGCGCTGAAATGGGCCGTGCGCGAGATGGAAGAGCGCTACAAGAAAATGGCCAAGCTCGGTGTGCGCAACATCGACGGCTACAACCAGCGCCTCGTCGAAGCCAAGGGCAAGGGCGAGGAGTTGACGCGCACGGTGCATACCGGCTTCGACAAGGAAAGCGGCAAGGCGATCTACGAGGAAGAAAAGCTCGATCTCGAACCATTGCCCTATATCGTAATCATCGTCGACGAAATGGCTGACCTGATGATGGTGGCCGGCAAGGACATCGAAGGCGCGGTGCAGCGTCTGGCACAGATGGCGCGTGCCGCCGGCCTGCACGTGATCCTCGCAACCCAACGTCCGTCGGTCGACGTCATCACCGGCACCATCAAGGCGAACTTCCCGACCCGTATCTCGTTTCAGGTCACCTCGAAAATCGACAGCCGCACCATCCTCGGCGAAATGGGCGCCGAGCAACTGCTCGGCCAGGGCGACATGCTCTATATGGCCGGCGGCGGACGCATCAGCCGCGTGCATGGTCCGTTCGTCTCCGACGAAGAAGTCGAGAAGGTGGTGCGTCACCTCAAGACGCAGGGTGCGCCGGAATATCTGGAAGCGGTCACCGCGGAAGAGCCGACCGACGAGGACGGCGCGGTGTTCGATTCCACGGGCATGGGCGGCGATGGCGGCGGCGACCTGTTCTCGCAGGCGGTTGCGATCGTCAAGCGCGACCGCAAGGCCTCGACCTCCTACATTCAACGCCGGCTGCAAATCGGCTATAACCGCGCCGCATCGTTGATGGAGCGGATGGAACTCGAAGGCATCGTCGGGCAGGCGAATCACGCCGGCAAGCGCGAAATTCTGGTCGCGGAGGAAGAGGGCGGATTCTAG
- a CDS encoding outer membrane lipoprotein carrier protein LolA: protein MTQQPTHRGLRSGLALLIATSIAGFATPALSQTVPVPKPAPKGRDGSVQMSAQEKGPTTTGATQTPPNPVIPNPNRNVPANIFATFDANQKAQAARVSSYLSSLQTLVGNFVQVGPDGSKTKGDFYIQKPGKVRFEYDAPSPIAIIADGSSLAVRDTKLATQDIYPLSQTPLRFLLSDRIDLLKDTNVVNVTADDIYISVTIEEKQALIGTSRLMLMVGTKDGQLKQWTVTDPQGYDTTIAVYNLDSTKKVDPGLFKIDFTNYMTPAN from the coding sequence ATGACACAACAACCCACCCATCGCGGGCTGCGCTCCGGACTGGCCCTTTTGATCGCCACATCCATCGCAGGCTTCGCGACGCCGGCGCTCTCGCAGACCGTGCCGGTTCCGAAGCCCGCGCCCAAAGGCCGCGACGGCAGCGTGCAGATGAGCGCGCAGGAGAAGGGACCGACGACCACCGGCGCCACCCAGACGCCGCCCAACCCGGTGATTCCCAACCCGAACCGCAACGTCCCGGCCAATATTTTTGCAACCTTCGACGCCAACCAGAAGGCGCAGGCTGCCCGGGTCAGTTCCTATCTGTCCTCGCTGCAGACGCTGGTCGGAAATTTCGTCCAGGTCGGCCCTGACGGCAGCAAGACCAAGGGCGATTTCTACATCCAGAAGCCGGGCAAGGTGCGTTTCGAGTACGATGCGCCCAGTCCGATCGCGATCATCGCCGACGGCTCGTCGCTGGCGGTACGGGATACGAAGCTTGCGACCCAGGACATCTATCCGCTGTCGCAAACGCCGCTGCGCTTCCTGCTGTCGGACCGGATCGATCTGTTGAAGGACACCAATGTCGTCAACGTCACGGCCGATGACATCTACATCAGCGTCACCATCGAGGAGAAGCAGGCCCTGATCGGCACCAGCCGGCTGATGCTGATGGTCGGCACCAAGGATGGCCAGCTCAAGCAATGGACGGTGACCGACCCGCAGGGATACGACACCACGATTGCGGTCTACAATCTGGACTCGACAAAGAAGGTCGACCCCGGCCTCTTCAAGATCGACTTCACCAACTACATGACCCCTGCGAATTAG
- a CDS encoding exodeoxyribonuclease III yields the protein MRFSLTTWNINSVRLRIDIVAKFLKSARPDVLCLQETKCIDDAFPLKRFKRLGYEHVALNGQKGYHGVAIISKLPFEATDIRTFCDKIDSRHISVAFGEKAQLAKPLVLHNFYVPAGGDIPDPALNPKFDHKLKFLDEMKACEPLHPRGDDRHILVGDLNVAPHENDVWSHKQLLKVVSHTPIECEKLLAAQAHGEWFDVARERIPLSEKVYTWWSYRAADWTVGDRGRRLDHIWVSRALKDGVSDFKITRDARGWERPSDHVPVTVTLEA from the coding sequence ATGCGGTTTTCCCTGACAACGTGGAATATCAATTCGGTGCGCCTTCGCATCGACATCGTCGCCAAGTTCCTCAAATCGGCGCGGCCGGACGTGCTGTGCCTGCAAGAAACCAAATGCATCGACGACGCTTTCCCGCTGAAGCGATTCAAGCGTCTCGGCTATGAGCATGTCGCGCTGAACGGGCAGAAGGGCTATCACGGCGTCGCCATCATCTCGAAACTGCCGTTCGAGGCCACCGATATCAGAACCTTCTGCGACAAGATCGATTCGCGTCACATCTCGGTGGCGTTCGGCGAGAAGGCGCAGCTCGCAAAGCCGCTGGTGCTGCATAATTTCTACGTACCGGCCGGCGGCGACATTCCCGATCCCGCGCTCAATCCGAAGTTCGATCACAAGCTGAAATTTCTCGACGAGATGAAGGCGTGCGAACCGCTGCATCCGCGCGGCGACGACCGGCATATCCTGGTCGGCGACCTCAACGTCGCGCCGCATGAGAATGACGTGTGGTCGCACAAGCAGCTTTTGAAGGTCGTCTCGCACACGCCGATCGAATGCGAGAAGCTCTTGGCGGCGCAGGCCCATGGCGAATGGTTCGACGTCGCGCGCGAGCGGATCCCGCTTTCGGAAAAGGTCTATACGTGGTGGAGCTACCGCGCCGCCGACTGGACGGTGGGCGACCGTGGCCGGCGACTCGACCACATCTGGGTTTCGCGCGCGTTGAAAGATGGTGTTAGCGATTTCAAGATCACCCGCGACGCCCGCGGCTGGGAGCGCCCGTCCGACCACGTGCCGGTAACGGTGACGCTGGAAGCGTAG
- a CDS encoding cyclic nucleotide-binding domain-containing protein, producing MSIEDDVALLERVPTLRLLGTAALRMLAIGSEQRNFSPGDYLFNAGDEADAGYIVQRGSFRVEDGGAEVVAGPGSLIGELALIVAMKRPSSAVALDHSSVIRVARSLFQRVLESDPGAARRLRDELATRTSQLASDILMAGAKLSI from the coding sequence ATGTCGATCGAAGATGATGTAGCCCTGCTCGAGCGGGTCCCGACATTACGCCTGTTGGGAACGGCGGCTCTGCGCATGCTGGCGATCGGCTCGGAGCAGCGCAATTTCTCGCCCGGCGATTATCTGTTCAACGCCGGCGACGAGGCGGATGCCGGCTATATCGTTCAGCGCGGTTCGTTTCGCGTCGAGGACGGCGGCGCCGAAGTCGTCGCGGGCCCCGGCTCCCTGATCGGCGAATTGGCGCTGATCGTCGCGATGAAGCGGCCGTCGAGCGCAGTCGCGCTTGATCATTCCTCCGTCATCCGGGTCGCGCGCAGCCTGTTTCAACGCGTGCTCGAAAGCGACCCCGGCGCGGCGCGCCGCCTGCGCGACGAACTCGCCACCCGCACCAGCCAGCTCGCCAGCGATATTTTGATGGCGGGCGCCAAGCTGAGCATCTGA
- a CDS encoding response regulator transcription factor encodes MPNARKILIVDDDTDLRDTLVEQLSLHEEFEASAVDTGAKGASAAKANSPDLVLMDVGLPDTDGREVVRSLRKGGFKAPIIMLTGHDTDSDTILGLESGANDYVAKPFRFAVLLARIRAQLRQHEASEDAVFSVGPYSFRPGSKMLTAANARKVRLTEKETAILRFLYRAGQLPVSRETLLQEVWGYNSGVTTHTLETHIYRLRQKIEKDAANPEILVTEAGGYKLVP; translated from the coding sequence ATGCCCAATGCCCGCAAGATCCTGATCGTGGATGACGACACCGATCTGCGCGACACACTGGTCGAGCAACTATCGCTGCACGAGGAATTCGAAGCTTCCGCAGTCGATACCGGCGCCAAGGGCGCCAGCGCCGCCAAAGCCAACTCCCCCGATCTGGTGCTGATGGATGTCGGCTTGCCGGATACCGACGGAAGGGAAGTCGTGCGCAGCCTCCGCAAGGGCGGCTTCAAGGCGCCGATCATCATGTTGACCGGCCACGACACCGATTCAGACACCATCTTGGGGCTCGAATCCGGCGCCAATGATTACGTCGCAAAGCCGTTCCGGTTTGCCGTCCTGCTCGCCCGGATCAGGGCGCAGCTCCGCCAGCACGAGGCCAGCGAGGACGCGGTGTTTTCCGTCGGTCCCTACAGCTTCCGGCCCGGCTCCAAGATGCTGACCGCCGCCAATGCCAGAAAAGTGCGGCTGACCGAGAAGGAAACCGCGATCCTGCGTTTCCTGTATCGCGCCGGCCAGTTGCCGGTGTCGCGCGAGACGTTGCTGCAGGAAGTCTGGGGCTACAATTCGGGCGTCACGACGCACACGCTGGAAACCCATATCTACCGTCTCAGGCAGAAGATCGAGAAGGATGCGGCCAATCCTGAAATCCTGGTGACGGAAGCCGGTGGCTACAAGCTGGTGCCGTGA
- a CDS encoding L,D-transpeptidase family protein, which produces MESNTISITYQTTARDRPLAAIRVHRAAGDPRRGWLTADGWTVPVALGRGGILANKREGDGGTPRGTYHPLQLWWRADRHPRPRTYLPVRPIRPEDAWCEDPRDRRYNQPIRLVRDQAGDRLTREDHLYDFIVEIDHNAGPRVAGRGSAVFLHLARPNFSPTAGCVSMTKSAMLRLLRRMGPQTKIVIG; this is translated from the coding sequence ATGGAAAGCAACACCATTTCAATCACTTATCAGACAACCGCGCGTGATCGGCCGCTGGCGGCAATCCGGGTCCACAGGGCTGCTGGCGACCCCCGCCGGGGCTGGCTGACAGCGGACGGCTGGACCGTGCCGGTGGCACTTGGCCGCGGCGGTATCCTCGCCAACAAGCGGGAGGGCGATGGCGGCACTCCCAGGGGCACGTACCATCCGCTGCAATTGTGGTGGCGCGCCGACCGCCATCCTCGACCGCGGACCTATCTCCCGGTCCGGCCGATCCGGCCCGAAGACGCATGGTGCGAGGACCCGCGGGACCGCCGTTACAATCAGCCCATTCGCCTGGTCCGGGATCAGGCCGGCGACCGGCTCACGCGCGAAGACCACCTCTACGATTTCATCGTCGAAATCGATCACAACGCCGGCCCACGGGTAGCCGGCCGCGGCAGCGCCGTGTTCCTGCATCTGGCGCGCCCCAATTTCTCGCCGACGGCCGGATGCGTTTCGATGACAAAATCCGCCATGCTGCGGCTGTTGCGGCGAATGGGCCCGCAGACGAAGATCGTGATCGGCTGA
- a CDS encoding 2-keto-4-pentenoate hydratase — MLDKNAIAAASKTLHDHWRAGTKFSGLDEELRPHDRLEAYAIQAGIEKYSSDSLFGWKIAATSEAGQKHINVDGPMAGRILAETVIPDGGTASMAGNEMRVAEPEFAFRMRVDLPARTTPYTVRQVLDAVDTLHPAIEIPDSRFADFVSAGAAQIIADNACAHLFVLGSPTSADWRSLDLVEERPAVSLRGRQFIGHGRNVLGDPRVALTWLANELRQLGVTLKAGRIVTTGTCHPPLPIQSGDFCAVDFGALGKVSVGFK; from the coding sequence ATGCTCGACAAGAACGCAATAGCGGCCGCGTCAAAGACGCTGCACGACCACTGGCGGGCCGGCACCAAATTTTCCGGCCTTGACGAAGAGCTGCGGCCGCATGACCGCCTCGAGGCCTACGCGATCCAGGCGGGAATCGAAAAATATTCGTCCGATAGTCTGTTCGGCTGGAAGATCGCCGCGACCAGCGAGGCCGGACAAAAGCACATCAACGTCGACGGCCCGATGGCCGGGCGCATCCTGGCCGAGACCGTAATTCCCGACGGCGGGACGGCTTCAATGGCGGGCAACGAAATGCGCGTCGCAGAACCTGAATTCGCCTTTCGCATGCGCGTGGATCTGCCGGCGCGTACCACGCCCTATACCGTGCGGCAGGTGCTCGATGCGGTCGATACGCTGCATCCGGCCATCGAGATTCCGGATTCGCGGTTTGCCGATTTCGTCAGCGCTGGCGCCGCGCAGATCATTGCCGACAACGCCTGCGCGCATCTGTTCGTGCTGGGATCGCCTACGAGTGCAGACTGGCGCTCGCTGGACCTGGTGGAGGAAAGACCCGCTGTCAGTTTGCGCGGCCGGCAATTTATCGGTCACGGCAGGAATGTATTGGGCGATCCGCGAGTGGCGCTGACATGGCTTGCCAACGAACTGCGCCAGCTAGGCGTGACGTTGAAGGCTGGCCGGATCGTTACCACAGGCACCTGCCACCCGCCGCTGCCGATTCAATCGGGTGATTTTTGCGCCGTCGATTTCGGCGCGCTCGGAAAGGTGTCGGTGGGGTTCAAGTAG
- a CDS encoding YggS family pyridoxal phosphate-dependent enzyme: protein MATPLTKSLPNGLAQVEQEIARACKEARRERASVTLIAVSKTFDAAAISPVIDAGQRVFGENRVQEAKAKWPALVSACPGIALHLIGPLQSNKAREAVALFDAIHSVDRPSICEALAKEINSQNKRPELFIQVNTGEEPQKAGVAPGEADAFIANCRDKYGLVISGLMCIPPVDEAPAPHFALTAKIAARNGLKNLSMGMSADFAVAIQLGATHVRVGSAIFGTR, encoded by the coding sequence ATGGCGACGCCGCTAACCAAGTCTTTACCAAACGGTCTGGCCCAGGTGGAGCAGGAGATCGCGCGCGCGTGCAAGGAAGCGCGCCGCGAGCGCGCGTCGGTGACGCTGATCGCGGTGTCGAAGACGTTCGACGCCGCGGCCATTTCGCCTGTCATCGATGCCGGGCAGCGCGTGTTCGGCGAAAATCGCGTGCAGGAAGCCAAAGCGAAATGGCCGGCATTGGTGTCGGCTTGTCCCGGAATTGCGTTGCATCTGATCGGGCCGTTGCAATCCAACAAGGCAAGGGAGGCGGTGGCGCTGTTCGACGCCATCCATTCGGTCGACCGTCCGAGCATTTGCGAAGCGTTAGCCAAGGAAATCAATTCGCAGAACAAGCGGCCGGAATTGTTCATTCAGGTGAACACTGGTGAAGAGCCGCAGAAGGCCGGCGTCGCGCCGGGCGAGGCGGATGCCTTCATCGCGAACTGTCGCGACAAATACGGCCTGGTCATTTCCGGTTTGATGTGCATCCCGCCGGTCGACGAGGCGCCGGCGCCGCATTTCGCATTGACGGCCAAGATCGCCGCGCGCAACGGGCTGAAAAATCTGTCGATGGGCATGAGCGCCGATTTCGCGGTAGCGATCCAACTCGGCGCGACGCATGTGCGCGTGGGTTCGGCGATTTTTGGGACGCGGTAA